Proteins encoded together in one Candidatus Bathyarchaeota archaeon window:
- a CDS encoding Lrp/AsnC family transcriptional regulator, translating to MEKLKGYSLHIRAMFDKKELKLLKELIIDSRQRITELAKKCGLTRQSVYEKMSEFKLKGIRFTIDVKPQDLGLNLIAYILVVADPHKAFREETDKLIKKFREISQIHYILGRFDVIAEVMVKDIEEFRDVLTRVQGLPAVRKTETLIVYESTKQDRLDPLLRALEKELERKE from the coding sequence ATGGAAAAATTAAAAGGTTACAGCCTCCATATAAGGGCTATGTTCGATAAGAAAGAATTAAAGCTTCTAAAGGAGCTTATAATTGACAGCCGCCAGAGGATCACGGAGCTGGCTAAGAAATGTGGATTAACGAGACAGAGCGTCTATGAAAAGATGTCGGAGTTCAAGCTTAAAGGGATCAGGTTTACAATAGATGTGAAGCCTCAGGATCTCGGATTGAACCTCATAGCATATATTCTAGTAGTGGCCGATCCTCATAAAGCCTTCAGGGAGGAGACAGATAAACTAATAAAGAAGTTCAGAGAGATATCCCAGATCCATTATATCCTAGGCAGATTCGACGTTATAGCGGAGGTCATGGTGAAAGATATAGAGGAATTTAGGGATGTATTAACCCGCGTCCAAGGACTGCCAGCAGTGAGGAAGACCGAGACATTAATAGTTTATGAGAGCACTAAACAGGATAGATTGGATCCACTATTGAGGGCCCTGGAGAAAGAGCTGGAACGAAAGGAATAA